One Pseudonocardia abyssalis DNA segment encodes these proteins:
- a CDS encoding IS256 family transposase has protein sequence MLTVVPGAADADDPRREGGGSGLIDELVREGARRMLAEALQAEVDDYIARFAAERDEHGRRLVVRNGTHQPREVLTSAGAVEVVVPRVNDRRTDPETGERRRFSSAILPPWCRKTPKITEVLPLLYLHGLSTSDFVPALGQFLGSTAGLSAPVITKLTETWKAEQRTFAARDLSGADYVYLWADGIHVNIRLEEHKLCLLVLIGVRADGRKELVALADGYRESTESWADLLRDCARRGMRAPVLAVGDGALGFWGALREVFPTTREQRCWFHKIANVLGALPKSAHPGAKKALAEIWNAEDRRHALDAVKAFEAAYGAKFPKAVAKITDDVEVLLAVYDFPAEHWIHLRTTNPIESTFATVRHRTKITRGPGSRAAGLAMAFKLIEAAQDRWRAVNGPHLVALVRAGALFVNGKLVERPDDHHQPAAA, from the coding sequence GTGCTCACCGTAGTTCCTGGAGCTGCCGACGCCGATGACCCCCGCCGCGAAGGCGGCGGTTCGGGTCTGATCGACGAGCTCGTCCGCGAGGGCGCCCGCCGGATGCTGGCCGAAGCCTTGCAGGCCGAGGTCGACGACTACATCGCCCGATTCGCCGCCGAGCGCGACGAGCACGGCCGGCGGCTGGTGGTGCGCAACGGCACCCACCAGCCCCGCGAGGTCCTGACCAGCGCCGGAGCGGTCGAGGTGGTCGTGCCGCGGGTCAACGACCGGCGCACCGACCCCGAGACGGGCGAGCGTCGGCGGTTCTCCTCGGCGATCCTGCCGCCGTGGTGCCGCAAGACCCCGAAGATCACCGAGGTGTTGCCGCTTCTCTACCTGCACGGCCTGTCCACCAGCGACTTCGTGCCCGCCCTGGGCCAGTTCCTCGGCTCGACCGCCGGGCTGTCCGCGCCGGTGATCACGAAGCTGACCGAGACCTGGAAGGCCGAGCAGCGCACCTTCGCCGCCCGTGACCTGTCCGGCGCGGACTACGTCTACCTGTGGGCCGACGGGATCCACGTCAACATCCGCTTGGAGGAGCACAAGCTGTGCCTGCTGGTGCTGATCGGGGTCCGCGCGGACGGGCGCAAGGAACTCGTCGCCCTGGCCGACGGCTACCGGGAGTCGACCGAGTCCTGGGCGGACCTGCTGCGTGACTGCGCGCGGCGCGGGATGCGCGCCCCCGTGCTCGCGGTCGGCGACGGCGCCCTGGGGTTCTGGGGCGCGCTACGCGAGGTGTTCCCCACGACACGGGAGCAGCGCTGCTGGTTCCACAAGATCGCCAATGTGCTGGGTGCTCTACCCAAGAGCGCGCATCCCGGGGCGAAGAAGGCGCTTGCGGAGATCTGGAACGCCGAGGACCGACGCCACGCCCTCGACGCGGTGAAGGCGTTCGAGGCCGCCTACGGGGCCAAGTTCCCCAAGGCGGTCGCAAAGATCACCGACGATGTCGAGGTGTTGTTGGCGGTCTACGACTTCCCGGCCGAGCACTGGATCCACCTGCGCACGACCAACCCGATCGAGTCGACCTTCGCCACCGTCCGGCACCGCACGAAGATCACCCGCGGGCCCGGGTCGCGGGCGGCCGGGCTGGCGATGGCGTTCAAGCTCATCGAGGCCGCCCAGGACCGCTGGCGCGCGGTGAACGGCCCGCACCTGGTCGCCCTCGTCCGCGCAGGCGCCCTGTTCGTCAACGGCAAGCTCGTCGAACGACCCGACGACCACCACCAACCAGCAGCCGCCTAA
- a CDS encoding phage portal protein yields the protein MGWWTDLWADEEAAEKRSVSIADPAIASLLGYPGYGDGPSVSEHSAMTLSAVFRAVSLVSGAIGSLPLRTLETDPATDNKVRASSFLDRPGLDRWTTFEWKELVTVYLLLHGAAPLQHIYGGGGQLIGLNPIHPHAVQVEADADVPGGRRMTVRLDDGTRREFDATTMTYIPGLSLDGVRGISPITLARLSLGTGLQGDRAANRLFSNGSMVSGVVTPEDDLTEDEARVVKDTVNRAMTGVENAGDIAVINRKLKFQQWSMSAADAQFLESRVFSIDEVGRWFGVPPHLLGLTEKSTSWGQGIAEQNRGLARYTLTPWTNRIEQRLSPLISSSRSVEFDYTAFVQPSPEDEITLLISQVNAGLLTLNEARRIRNLPPLPGPDADLARTPPGAVPPSQAGAA from the coding sequence ATGGGATGGTGGACCGATTTGTGGGCTGACGAGGAAGCGGCCGAAAAGCGCTCAGTATCTATTGCTGACCCCGCTATCGCGTCCCTACTGGGGTATCCCGGTTACGGTGACGGACCATCTGTAAGCGAGCACTCAGCAATGACACTCAGTGCTGTCTTCCGCGCTGTCTCGCTTGTCTCCGGTGCTATCGGCTCACTCCCACTTCGGACGCTAGAAACCGATCCGGCTACCGATAACAAGGTCCGCGCTTCCTCATTCCTCGACCGCCCCGGGCTAGACCGCTGGACGACCTTTGAATGGAAGGAACTAGTAACCGTCTACCTACTCCTTCACGGAGCTGCGCCGCTACAGCACATCTACGGTGGCGGTGGGCAGTTGATCGGACTCAACCCCATTCATCCCCACGCTGTTCAGGTTGAAGCCGACGCTGACGTTCCTGGTGGGCGACGAATGACGGTGCGACTAGATGACGGCACCCGACGCGAGTTCGACGCTACGACAATGACTTACATCCCGGGGCTGTCACTAGACGGAGTTCGCGGTATCTCGCCTATCACGCTGGCCCGGCTGAGCTTGGGTACTGGCCTTCAGGGTGACCGCGCGGCTAACCGGCTGTTCAGCAACGGCTCAATGGTGTCCGGTGTTGTCACCCCTGAAGACGACCTGACCGAAGACGAAGCCAGGGTAGTAAAGGACACCGTCAACCGGGCTATGACAGGCGTAGAGAACGCCGGTGACATCGCAGTAATCAACCGCAAGCTGAAGTTCCAGCAGTGGTCAATGAGTGCGGCAGACGCACAGTTCCTAGAGTCTCGGGTCTTCTCCATCGATGAGGTAGGCCGCTGGTTCGGAGTGCCACCCCACCTACTCGGGTTGACAGAGAAGTCAACTTCATGGGGTCAGGGCATCGCTGAGCAGAACCGGGGACTAGCCCGCTACACGCTGACTCCGTGGACTAACCGTATTGAGCAGCGTCTATCACCATTGATCTCGTCTTCTCGCTCTGTTGAGTTCGACTACACCGCGTTCGTCCAGCCGTCACCCGAAGACGAGATCACTCTTCTTATCTCGCAGGTCAACGCTGGATTGCTGACGCTCAACGAAGCACGACGAATCCGCAACCTACCTCCACTACCCGGCCCCGATGCCGACCTAGCACGAACACCTCCGGGAGCAGTCCCACCATCACAAGCAGGAGCAGCCTGA
- a CDS encoding phage major capsid protein, which translates to MTIDELLAALQAIIDEAAASEASGGPGLTDEQAERYEALEVKLVAARKVDEVQKRHAAYKVATPGQFVTGSAPKADDTLERAFSSYLRTGKDNADIVELRAQSTSNTEGGYTVPEGFRQKLVDRMKAFGGVGEVVENITTDSGNNLPWPTIDDTANVGEIVAEGGTFASGADMVLGTADLGAYKYMAGGGGNVPLRVSWELLQDSAFDVEGLISSKLGERIARIQAVHLVSGTGSGQPLGIQTGLTGVEMTGAAITYDDLLRVIHSIDPAYRQGGRCRWAFSDTSLAYLRGMKDAAGDPLWRADSENMGTELGGGTLMGYPVTIDQAFSGYTTATNAATNWGVFGDLAEGYVRRQVKDITVVVNPWTRAANGQVEYSAWARMDATQQNVNAYRAISGYTA; encoded by the coding sequence ATGACAATTGACGAACTTCTCGCTGCCCTACAGGCAATTATTGACGAAGCTGCGGCTTCAGAGGCATCCGGCGGACCGGGTCTCACCGACGAACAGGCTGAGCGCTACGAAGCGCTAGAGGTCAAGCTAGTCGCCGCTCGCAAGGTTGACGAAGTACAGAAGCGCCACGCAGCTTATAAGGTTGCAACTCCCGGTCAGTTCGTTACCGGATCAGCGCCAAAGGCTGACGACACACTAGAGCGAGCGTTCTCTAGCTACCTACGGACCGGCAAGGACAACGCTGACATTGTTGAGCTTCGTGCTCAGTCAACCAGCAACACCGAAGGTGGATACACCGTTCCTGAAGGCTTCCGACAGAAGCTAGTTGACCGCATGAAGGCATTCGGTGGTGTCGGTGAGGTAGTCGAGAACATCACTACTGACTCTGGTAACAACCTACCGTGGCCGACAATTGATGACACCGCTAACGTCGGTGAGATTGTAGCTGAAGGTGGAACATTTGCTTCCGGTGCTGACATGGTACTTGGTACTGCTGATCTCGGCGCCTACAAGTACATGGCGGGTGGTGGCGGCAACGTTCCTCTGCGTGTCTCTTGGGAGCTACTACAGGACTCAGCATTCGACGTTGAGGGTCTGATCTCTAGCAAGCTTGGTGAGCGTATCGCCCGCATTCAGGCTGTTCACCTTGTCTCCGGTACTGGCTCAGGTCAGCCGCTAGGTATTCAGACTGGGTTGACAGGCGTTGAAATGACCGGCGCTGCAATCACCTACGACGACCTTCTACGGGTCATCCACTCCATCGATCCTGCTTACCGTCAGGGTGGACGTTGCCGCTGGGCATTCTCTGACACAAGCCTTGCGTATCTCCGGGGCATGAAGGACGCAGCCGGTGACCCGCTATGGCGTGCGGATTCTGAGAACATGGGCACTGAGCTTGGTGGCGGAACTCTCATGGGTTACCCGGTCACTATCGATCAGGCGTTCTCTGGCTACACAACTGCGACTAACGCAGCTACTAACTGGGGTGTCTTCGGTGATCTCGCTGAGGGCTACGTACGTCGTCAGGTCAAGGACATCACCGTAGTTGTCAACCCGTGGACTCGGGCGGCTAACGGTCAGGTTGAGTACAGCGCTTGGGCTCGTATGGACGCTACTCAGCAGAACGTCAACGCATACCGC
- a CDS encoding terminase small subunit, which translates to MGIEASVTAAIGDVAASDQAAVELAVSYARAIDEGAELHKIGPLLLSALEALLLTPRARAAALKKGTDDKPAANPLDELRERRARRDGAPAVDTTAS; encoded by the coding sequence ATGGGTATTGAAGCATCTGTTACCGCCGCTATCGGCGATGTCGCTGCAAGCGATCAGGCAGCCGTTGAGTTGGCTGTCAGCTACGCGAGGGCTATTGACGAAGGCGCAGAACTTCACAAGATCGGGCCGTTGCTGCTGTCCGCGCTGGAAGCCCTATTGCTGACACCCAGAGCACGCGCCGCAGCATTGAAGAAGGGCACCGATGACAAACCAGCCGCTAACCCTCTCGACGAACTCAGGGAGCGACGTGCTAGGCGTGACGGTGCCCCGGCTGTGGACACCACCGCTTCGTGA
- a CDS encoding AAA family ATPase, translating to MKPKTRTIDVASVSESALAKLEAQLLSSADLDDLPPRIPLIKNWLYKDSLARIHGHSGHYKTFVILDMACHVALGRTWRGNRVDQGLVLYIVAEGISGFQQRVRAWEQEFNNGARIPKSQLMILPKPVQVGDPNEWAPFIALVAKYRPALIVLDTQARVSVGREENSNTDMGVFVDYLEQMRTESGCCGVLIHHRAKAGNDGRGAVGVKGALTTELAVERGDGESTKMNVTIRADKQKDGEEREIKTSVRVVDLVDSTGAPRLDEDGDKVTSLVLAEISLYGPNKTVIEPLPSISKADIVLAVLRDSGGVKTMTVGHSLVKTHCDSIGYRGLASPSSFNPVWHELIDSERIWKDKDIAGDTRYRAHDDRPADRLYN from the coding sequence ATGAAGCCTAAGACTCGAACAATTGACGTCGCTTCGGTCAGTGAATCCGCACTAGCAAAACTAGAAGCTCAGCTTCTCTCATCGGCTGACCTGGATGACCTACCACCGCGCATCCCGCTCATTAAGAACTGGCTTTACAAAGACTCCCTAGCCCGAATCCACGGCCACTCAGGGCACTACAAGACATTTGTCATTCTCGATATGGCTTGTCACGTAGCTCTAGGACGGACATGGAGAGGCAACCGGGTAGACCAGGGGCTAGTGCTCTACATCGTCGCTGAGGGCATCTCAGGCTTTCAGCAGCGGGTAAGAGCGTGGGAGCAGGAGTTCAACAACGGTGCTCGCATCCCGAAGAGTCAGTTGATGATTCTGCCTAAGCCGGTACAGGTTGGTGATCCCAATGAGTGGGCGCCGTTCATTGCGCTCGTAGCTAAGTACCGACCGGCGCTCATTGTTCTAGACACTCAGGCGCGGGTATCTGTCGGCCGTGAAGAAAACTCCAACACTGATATGGGTGTCTTCGTGGACTACCTAGAACAGATGCGTACTGAGTCCGGTTGCTGCGGAGTGCTCATCCACCACCGGGCTAAGGCTGGTAATGACGGCCGTGGAGCTGTAGGTGTCAAGGGAGCGCTGACAACTGAGCTAGCCGTTGAGAGGGGTGACGGCGAGTCAACAAAGATGAACGTCACCATCCGTGCCGATAAGCAGAAGGACGGTGAAGAACGCGAGATCAAGACTTCTGTACGAGTTGTTGACCTCGTAGACAGCACCGGTGCGCCACGGCTTGATGAGGACGGCGACAAGGTCACCTCACTAGTGCTCGCAGAGATCAGCCTCTACGGCCCTAACAAGACCGTCATTGAGCCTCTACCCTCAATCTCTAAGGCTGACATTGTACTGGCCGTACTGCGCGACTCAGGAGGCGTTAAGACGATGACTGTTGGTCACAGCCTGGTTAAGACGCACTGCGACTCCATCGGCTACAGGGGACTAGCCAGCCCAAGCTCTTTCAATCCGGTATGGCATGAGCTGATTGACTCAGAGCGCATCTGGAAAGACAAAGACATCGCAGGGGACACGCGCTACCGGGCTCATGACGATCGTCCCGCCGACAGGTTGTACAACTAA
- a CDS encoding HK97 family phage prohead protease: protein MTLQRFDVLLRTELKGRLLRGHASVFDQAAQMPGHLEVISATAFKRVLDDAATDVRALWNHNPDHLLGRQSSGTLRLGTDSEGLEFEVDLPDTTLGRDVQVLAERGDISGASFAFVPGDDEWSTVEGRRVRTHTSVARLLDVSPVTFPAYEGASVTLRSFPTTQPVSLRGRLVLARYRALNASGGRLL from the coding sequence ATGACATTGCAGCGGTTTGACGTACTGCTCCGCACGGAGTTGAAAGGTCGTCTGCTTCGCGGTCACGCGTCGGTGTTCGATCAGGCTGCACAAATGCCGGGTCACCTAGAAGTCATCTCGGCTACTGCGTTCAAGCGGGTGCTTGATGATGCCGCTACCGACGTCCGCGCTCTGTGGAACCACAACCCCGACCACCTACTAGGGCGTCAGTCATCAGGCACGCTGCGGCTAGGTACGGACTCTGAAGGGTTGGAGTTCGAGGTAGACCTACCCGACACAACACTTGGTCGAGACGTTCAGGTACTTGCTGAGCGTGGAGATATCAGCGGTGCGAGTTTCGCATTCGTGCCCGGTGATGATGAGTGGTCAACAGTCGAGGGTCGCCGGGTACGTACTCACACCTCAGTTGCTCGACTACTAGACGTTTCACCAGTGACATTCCCAGCTTACGAAGGCGCGTCAGTAACCCTGCGCTCATTCCCAACAACTCAGCCGGTCTCACTCCGGGGTCGACTTGTATTAGCCCGCTACCGGGCACTTAACGCCTCAGGAGGGCGACTGCTATGA